Proteins encoded together in one Luteimonas fraxinea window:
- the rplQ gene encoding 50S ribosomal protein L17, giving the protein MRHQKAGRKFNRTSAHREAMFRNMAASLIKSELIKTTLPKAKELRRVAEPLITLGKIDSVANRRLAFARLRDKEAVGTLFTTVGPRYSARPGGYLRILKCGFRAGDNAPMAYVELVDRPQASVEAE; this is encoded by the coding sequence ATGCGCCACCAGAAAGCCGGTCGCAAGTTCAACCGCACCAGCGCCCATCGTGAAGCGATGTTCCGCAACATGGCCGCTTCGCTGATCAAGAGCGAACTCATCAAGACGACCCTGCCGAAGGCCAAGGAACTGCGTCGCGTCGCAGAGCCGCTGATCACCCTCGGCAAGATCGACAGCGTCGCCAACCGTCGTCTCGCTTTCGCGCGTCTGCGCGACAAGGAAGCCGTCGGCACGCTGTTCACCACCGTCGGCCCGCGCTACAGCGCGCGTCCGGGCGGCTACCTGCGCATCCTCAAGTGCGGCTTCCGCGCCGGCGACAACGCGCCGATGGCGTACGTCGAGCTGGTCGACCGCCCGCAGGCGTCGGTCGAAGCCGAGTAA
- a CDS encoding class II 3-deoxy-7-phosphoheptulonate synthase produces MSSSNERSLHPVNLPEDWQPESWRTRPAKQLPTYPDQAALAAVQEELRALPPLVTSWEILSLKQQLAEAQEGRRFLLQGGDCAENFGDCTSDVISNRLKVLLQMSLVLVHGMRLPVVRVGRFAGQYAKPRSADTETRDGVTLPCYRGDVVNAPAFTPEARIPDPRRMVRAHARSAMTMNFVRSLIDGGFADLHHPEYWGLEWVGESPLAEEYQRMVSGLGDAVRFMETLAGTQVHNLNRVDFYTSHEALLLPYEEANTRQVPRQWGWFNLSTHFPWIGVRTAALDGAHVEYFRGLRNPIGVKVGPTSTPDELLRLIDVLNPDDEPGRLSLIHRMGATQIAERLPALLEAVRRSGRRVLWICDPMHGNTESTSNGYKTRRFDNIRSEIEQAFDLHAAAGTRLGGVHLELTGEDVTECMGGARALTETDLERAYKSQVDPRLNYEQALETAMLIVRKQVQVSGLSRQ; encoded by the coding sequence ATGTCGTCGTCCAACGAGCGCAGTCTGCATCCCGTGAACCTGCCCGAAGACTGGCAGCCGGAGAGCTGGCGCACGCGCCCGGCCAAACAGCTGCCGACCTATCCCGATCAAGCCGCCCTGGCGGCCGTGCAGGAAGAGTTGCGTGCGCTGCCGCCGCTGGTGACGTCGTGGGAAATCCTGAGCCTCAAGCAGCAGCTGGCCGAGGCCCAGGAAGGCCGCCGCTTCCTGCTGCAGGGTGGCGACTGCGCCGAGAACTTCGGCGACTGCACGTCCGACGTCATCTCCAACCGGCTCAAGGTGCTGCTGCAGATGAGCCTGGTGCTCGTGCACGGCATGCGCCTGCCGGTCGTGCGCGTCGGCCGTTTTGCTGGCCAGTACGCGAAGCCGCGTTCGGCCGACACCGAGACGCGTGATGGCGTGACCCTGCCGTGCTACCGCGGCGACGTGGTCAACGCGCCGGCGTTCACGCCCGAGGCACGCATTCCGGATCCGCGTCGCATGGTGCGCGCGCATGCGCGTTCGGCGATGACGATGAACTTCGTGCGCTCGCTGATCGACGGTGGTTTTGCCGATCTGCACCACCCCGAGTACTGGGGCCTGGAGTGGGTGGGCGAATCGCCGCTGGCCGAGGAGTACCAGCGCATGGTCTCGGGCCTCGGCGACGCCGTGCGTTTCATGGAGACGTTGGCCGGCACGCAGGTGCACAACCTCAACCGCGTCGACTTCTACACTTCGCACGAAGCGCTGCTGCTGCCGTACGAAGAAGCGAACACGCGTCAGGTGCCGCGCCAGTGGGGCTGGTTCAACCTCAGCACGCATTTCCCGTGGATCGGTGTGCGCACCGCGGCGCTCGACGGCGCGCACGTGGAGTACTTCCGCGGTCTGCGCAATCCGATCGGCGTCAAGGTCGGCCCGACGTCGACGCCTGACGAGTTGCTGCGCCTGATCGACGTGCTCAATCCCGACGACGAACCCGGCCGCCTGAGCCTGATCCACCGCATGGGCGCGACGCAGATCGCCGAGCGTCTGCCGGCCTTGCTCGAGGCGGTGCGTCGCTCCGGCCGTCGCGTGCTGTGGATCTGCGATCCGATGCACGGCAATACCGAGTCGACCAGCAACGGCTACAAGACGCGCCGTTTCGACAACATCCGCAGCGAGATCGAGCAGGCGTTCGACCTGCACGCCGCGGCCGGCACGCGCCTGGGCGGTGTGCATCTGGAACTCACCGGCGAAGACGTCACCGAGTGCATGGGCGGCGCACGGGCGCTGACCGAGACCGATCTAGAGCGCGCCTACAAGAGCCAGGTCGATCCGCGTCTGAATTACGAGCAGGCGCTGGAGACGGCGATGCTGATCGTGCGCAAGCAGGTGCAGGTCAGCGGGCTGTCGCGCCAGTAA
- a CDS encoding malate dehydrogenase — protein sequence MKKPVRVAVTGAAGQIGYALLFRIASGEMLGKDQPVILQLLELPIDKAQAALKGVIMELEDCAFPLLADVVGTDDPEVAFKDADIALLVGARPRGPGMERKDLLLENAKIFTAQGAALNKVASRDVKVLVVGNPANTNAYIAMKSAPDLNPRNFTAMLRLDHNRALSQLATKADVAVGDIEGLIVWGNHSPTMYPDYRFATANGQNLKDKVGDADWNANTFIPQVGKRGAAIIEARGLSSAASAANAAIDHIHDWVLGSNGKWVTMGVPSDGSYGIPEGVIFGFAVTTENGEYTLVKDIEVDDFSQKAIDKTLAELEEERSGVAHLLG from the coding sequence ATGAAGAAGCCCGTCCGTGTTGCCGTGACCGGCGCTGCCGGCCAGATCGGCTATGCGCTGCTGTTCCGGATCGCCTCCGGCGAAATGCTGGGCAAGGACCAGCCGGTGATCCTGCAGCTGCTCGAACTGCCGATCGACAAGGCACAGGCCGCGCTGAAGGGCGTGATCATGGAGCTCGAGGATTGCGCGTTCCCGCTGCTGGCCGATGTCGTCGGCACCGACGATCCGGAAGTCGCGTTCAAGGACGCCGACATCGCCCTGCTGGTCGGCGCGCGTCCGCGCGGCCCGGGCATGGAGCGCAAGGATCTGCTGCTCGAGAACGCCAAGATCTTCACCGCGCAGGGCGCGGCGTTGAACAAGGTCGCCTCGCGTGACGTCAAGGTGCTGGTGGTCGGCAACCCGGCCAACACCAATGCCTACATCGCCATGAAGTCGGCGCCGGATCTCAACCCGCGCAATTTCACCGCGATGCTGCGCCTCGACCACAACCGCGCGCTGAGCCAGCTGGCGACCAAGGCCGACGTGGCCGTGGGCGACATCGAGGGCCTGATCGTGTGGGGCAACCACAGCCCGACCATGTATCCGGACTACCGCTTCGCGACCGCGAACGGCCAGAACCTGAAGGACAAGGTCGGTGATGCCGACTGGAACGCCAACACCTTCATCCCGCAGGTCGGCAAGCGCGGCGCGGCGATCATCGAAGCGCGTGGCCTGTCCTCGGCCGCATCGGCAGCCAACGCCGCCATCGACCACATCCACGACTGGGTGCTGGGCAGCAACGGCAAGTGGGTGACGATGGGCGTGCCGTCCGACGGCAGCTACGGCATTCCCGAAGGCGTGATCTTCGGCTTCGCGGTGACCACCGAGAATGGCGAGTACACGCTGGTCAAGGACATCGAGGTCGACGACTTCAGCCAGAAGGCCATCGACAAGACGCTGGCCGAGCTCGAGGAAGAGCGCAGCGGCGTGGCGCATCTGCTGGGCTGA
- the prpE gene encoding propionate--CoA ligase, translating to MGYEEFHRRSIEDPDGFWGEQAQAIHWHKAPDRILDYSNPPFRKWFVGGETNLCFNAVDRHLDARGDQLALVAISTETNETREITYAQLYREVNDFAAVLKALDVGRGDRVVIYMPNMAEAAFAMLACARIGAVHSVVFGGFAAHNLALRIDDAKPALLIAADAGSRGGKVIPYKPLIDAACAEAQSPPPHVLIVDRGLDPGYTRVEGRDVDYATIRAQHAGTDVPVEWLESNEPSYLLYTSGTTGKPKGVQRDVGGYAVAMALSMWSIYDIRPGQVMFTTSDVGWAVGHSYNVYGPLIAGATVILYEGLPFSPDGGIWWKICADYGVRTMFSSPTAIRVLKKQDAKFLTQYDLSKLEYLFLAGEPLDEPTASWISTGLGGTTIIDNYWQTETGWPVLALMPGVELKPVKFGSPGLPTPGYDLRVIDEATGERVPPGTKGVLVIQPPLPPGCMTTVWNDDARFLSSYFSHFNELLYSSLDWAIQDEDGYTFILGRTDDVINVAGHRLGTREIEESVSSHPAVAEAAVIGVADELKGQVPIVFVTLKQASANADAQHATAGEMMRTVADQLGAVARPARVYVVNALPKTRSGKLLRRSLQALAESRDPGDLSTLDDPNALEEVRRVLARGADAG from the coding sequence ATGGGCTACGAGGAATTCCACCGCCGCTCCATCGAGGACCCCGACGGGTTCTGGGGCGAGCAGGCGCAGGCGATCCACTGGCACAAGGCGCCCGATCGGATCCTCGATTATTCGAATCCGCCGTTCCGCAAATGGTTCGTGGGCGGCGAGACCAATCTGTGTTTCAACGCCGTCGACCGGCATCTCGACGCGCGTGGCGACCAGCTCGCGCTCGTCGCGATCTCGACCGAAACGAACGAGACGCGCGAGATCACCTACGCGCAGCTGTATCGCGAGGTCAACGACTTCGCTGCCGTACTCAAGGCGCTGGATGTCGGCCGCGGTGATCGCGTCGTCATCTACATGCCGAACATGGCCGAGGCCGCGTTCGCGATGCTGGCCTGCGCGCGCATCGGCGCGGTGCACTCGGTGGTCTTCGGCGGTTTCGCCGCGCACAACCTCGCGCTGCGCATCGACGATGCGAAGCCCGCGCTGCTGATCGCCGCCGATGCCGGCAGTCGCGGCGGCAAGGTCATTCCGTACAAACCGCTGATCGATGCCGCCTGCGCGGAAGCGCAGTCACCGCCGCCGCACGTGCTGATCGTCGATCGCGGGCTCGATCCCGGCTATACGCGCGTCGAAGGGCGCGACGTCGATTACGCGACCATCCGCGCGCAGCACGCCGGCACCGATGTGCCGGTGGAATGGCTGGAATCCAACGAACCCAGCTACCTGCTCTACACCTCGGGCACCACCGGCAAACCCAAGGGCGTGCAGCGCGATGTCGGCGGTTATGCGGTGGCGATGGCGCTGTCGATGTGGTCGATCTACGACATCCGTCCGGGGCAGGTGATGTTCACCACGTCCGACGTGGGCTGGGCGGTCGGGCATTCGTACAACGTCTACGGACCGCTGATCGCAGGCGCGACGGTGATCCTCTACGAAGGCCTGCCCTTCAGTCCGGACGGCGGCATCTGGTGGAAGATCTGCGCCGACTACGGCGTGCGCACGATGTTCTCCTCGCCGACCGCGATCCGCGTGCTGAAGAAACAGGATGCGAAGTTCCTGACCCAGTACGACCTGTCGAAACTCGAATATCTGTTCCTCGCCGGCGAGCCGCTCGACGAACCCACCGCGAGCTGGATCAGCACCGGCCTCGGCGGCACCACGATCATCGACAACTACTGGCAGACCGAAACCGGCTGGCCGGTGCTGGCGCTGATGCCCGGCGTCGAACTCAAGCCGGTGAAGTTCGGTTCGCCGGGCCTGCCGACGCCGGGTTACGACCTGCGCGTGATCGACGAAGCCACCGGCGAACGCGTGCCGCCCGGCACCAAGGGCGTGCTGGTGATCCAGCCGCCGCTGCCGCCGGGCTGCATGACCACGGTGTGGAACGACGACGCGCGGTTCCTGTCGAGCTACTTCTCGCACTTCAACGAACTGCTCTACAGCTCGCTGGACTGGGCGATCCAGGACGAGGACGGCTACACCTTCATCCTCGGTCGCACCGACGATGTCATCAACGTCGCCGGCCATCGACTCGGCACACGCGAGATCGAGGAATCGGTGTCGAGCCATCCGGCGGTCGCCGAGGCCGCGGTGATCGGCGTCGCCGACGAGCTCAAGGGGCAGGTGCCGATCGTGTTCGTGACGCTCAAGCAGGCATCTGCAAACGCGGACGCGCAGCACGCGACCGCCGGCGAAATGATGCGCACCGTCGCCGATCAACTCGGCGCCGTCGCACGGCCGGCGCGGGTCTACGTGGTCAACGCGCTGCCGAAAACGCGCTCGGGCAAGTTGCTGCGGCGGTCCTTGCAGGCGCTCGCTGAATCACGTGATCCGGGCGATCTGTCGACGCTCGATGATCCGAATGCGCTGGAGGAAGTGCGCCGTGTGCTGGCGCGGGGCGCAGACGCAGGCTGA
- the typA gene encoding translational GTPase TypA — protein sequence MSIERLRNIAIVAHVDHGKTTLVDCLLKQSGTLSERTVLAERVMDSNDQEKERGITILAKNTAITWNGNRINIVDTPGHADFGGEVERVLSMVDTVLILVDAMDGPMPQTRFVTQKAFAMGFKPIVVVNKIDRPGARPDWVIDQVFDLFDKLGATNEQLDFPIVYASALHGYASLDDAARSGDMTPLYEAIMQHAPMPEVDPDGAFQMRISQLDYNNFVGVIGIGRIQRGTLKKNMPVSVISREGKKRQGKVMQVLGFLGLERIEQDSAEAGDIVAISGIQDLTISDTVCALDTPEALPALTVDEPTISMTFQVNNSPFAGNKDLSGGKFLTSRQLKDRLERETVHNVALKVEQLEDADKFLVSGRGELHLSVLIENMRREGFELAVSRPEVIIKEIDGQQMEPIEQLVVDVEEQHQGGVMEKLGIRKGQLKNMESDGKGRVRLDYEIPARGLIGFQNEFKTLTQGGGLLFHVFDRYGPKETGAIAKRLNGVMIANAPGATPAYSLGPLQERGKLFAAEGDNVYEGQLVGIHSKDNDLTVNAIKTKPLTNMRASGKDDAIALTPAIKFSLEQALDFIDDDELVEVTPKEIRLRKKFLTESDRKRASRAA from the coding sequence ATGTCCATCGAACGCCTGCGCAATATCGCCATCGTCGCCCACGTCGACCACGGCAAGACCACCCTCGTCGACTGTCTGCTGAAGCAGTCGGGCACCCTCTCCGAGCGCACCGTGCTCGCCGAGCGCGTGATGGACAGCAACGACCAGGAAAAGGAACGTGGCATCACGATCCTCGCCAAGAACACGGCGATCACCTGGAACGGCAACCGCATCAACATTGTCGACACCCCGGGCCACGCCGACTTCGGCGGCGAGGTCGAGCGCGTGCTGTCGATGGTGGACACCGTGCTGATCCTGGTCGACGCGATGGACGGCCCGATGCCGCAGACGCGCTTCGTGACCCAGAAGGCGTTCGCGATGGGCTTCAAGCCGATCGTCGTCGTCAACAAGATCGACCGTCCGGGCGCGCGTCCGGACTGGGTGATCGACCAGGTGTTCGACCTGTTCGACAAGCTCGGCGCGACCAACGAGCAGCTCGACTTCCCGATCGTCTACGCCTCGGCGCTGCACGGTTACGCGAGCCTCGACGACGCCGCGCGCTCGGGCGACATGACCCCGCTGTACGAAGCGATCATGCAGCACGCACCGATGCCGGAAGTGGACCCGGACGGCGCCTTCCAGATGCGCATCAGCCAGCTGGACTACAACAACTTCGTGGGCGTGATCGGCATCGGCCGCATCCAGCGCGGCACCCTGAAGAAGAACATGCCGGTCTCGGTGATCAGCCGTGAAGGCAAGAAGCGCCAGGGCAAGGTCATGCAGGTGCTGGGCTTCCTGGGCCTGGAGCGCATCGAGCAGGATTCCGCCGAGGCCGGTGACATCGTCGCCATCTCCGGTATCCAGGACCTGACCATTTCCGACACCGTCTGCGCGCTGGATACCCCGGAAGCGCTGCCGGCGCTGACCGTCGACGAGCCCACGATCTCGATGACCTTCCAGGTCAACAACTCGCCGTTCGCAGGCAACAAGGATCTGTCCGGCGGCAAGTTCCTGACCAGCCGCCAGCTCAAGGACCGCCTCGAGCGCGAGACCGTGCACAACGTGGCGCTGAAGGTCGAGCAGCTGGAAGACGCGGACAAGTTCCTGGTCTCCGGCCGCGGCGAACTGCATCTGTCGGTGCTGATCGAGAACATGCGCCGCGAAGGCTTCGAGCTGGCCGTGTCGCGCCCGGAAGTCATCATCAAGGAGATCGACGGCCAGCAGATGGAGCCGATCGAGCAGCTGGTGGTCGACGTCGAAGAGCAGCACCAGGGCGGCGTGATGGAGAAGCTCGGCATCCGCAAGGGCCAGCTGAAGAATATGGAGTCGGACGGCAAGGGACGCGTGCGTCTGGACTATGAAATCCCGGCCCGCGGCCTGATCGGCTTCCAGAACGAGTTCAAGACCCTGACCCAGGGTGGCGGCCTGCTGTTCCACGTGTTCGACCGTTACGGCCCGAAGGAAACCGGTGCGATCGCCAAGCGCCTCAACGGCGTGATGATCGCCAATGCGCCGGGCGCCACGCCGGCTTACTCGCTCGGCCCGTTGCAGGAGCGCGGCAAGCTGTTCGCTGCCGAAGGCGACAACGTGTATGAGGGTCAGCTGGTCGGTATCCACTCCAAGGACAACGATCTGACCGTCAACGCGATCAAGACCAAGCCGCTGACCAACATGCGCGCGTCGGGCAAGGACGATGCCATCGCGCTGACCCCGGCGATCAAGTTCTCGCTGGAACAGGCGCTGGACTTCATCGATGACGACGAGCTGGTCGAAGTCACGCCGAAGGAAATCCGCCTGCGCAAGAAGTTCCTGACCGAGAGCGATCGCAAGCGCGCGTCCCGCGCAGCGTGA
- a CDS encoding peptidylprolyl isomerase, translating to MSLNAVFDTDRGQINVELFADKAPLTVANFVNLAQRGFYDGLSFHRVIADFMVQGGCPEGSGRGGPGYKFEDETNNGVKHDRGVLSMANAGPNTNGSQFFITHIKTDWLDGKHTVFGKVTEGLDVVDAVKQGDAIKSIKIVGDTEAVLAAKADRVAEWNKTLAA from the coding sequence ATGTCCCTGAACGCCGTATTCGACACCGACCGTGGCCAGATCAACGTCGAGCTGTTCGCCGACAAGGCGCCGCTGACCGTTGCCAATTTCGTCAACCTGGCCCAACGCGGCTTCTACGACGGTCTGAGCTTCCATCGCGTCATCGCCGACTTCATGGTCCAGGGCGGCTGCCCCGAAGGTTCCGGCCGTGGCGGCCCCGGCTACAAGTTCGAAGACGAGACCAACAACGGCGTCAAGCACGACCGTGGCGTGCTGTCGATGGCGAACGCGGGCCCGAACACCAACGGCAGCCAGTTCTTCATCACCCACATCAAGACCGACTGGCTGGACGGCAAGCACACCGTGTTCGGCAAGGTCACCGAAGGTCTGGACGTGGTCGACGCGGTGAAGCAGGGCGATGCGATCAAGTCGATCAAGATCGTCGGCGACACCGAAGCGGTGCTTGCGGCCAAGGCCGACCGCGTCGCCGAGTGGAACAAGACGCTCGCTGCCTAA
- a CDS encoding DUF2127 domain-containing protein: protein MTDDRTDTHKGLRAIALFEAAKGVFALLVAGALAAIGPDALQHELEHVLARFGVDAERSGTAMLDAITPERLHIAIGVAMIYAVMRLFEGWGLWGHRAWASWLGVIGAAAYLPFEIYALWQHPDWMTWGVFLLNLMIVLVLARDLRRRRGAV from the coding sequence ATGACCGACGATCGCACCGACACCCACAAAGGCCTGCGCGCGATCGCGCTGTTCGAGGCCGCCAAGGGCGTCTTCGCCCTGCTCGTCGCCGGTGCACTCGCGGCGATCGGCCCGGACGCGCTGCAGCACGAACTCGAGCACGTGCTCGCGCGTTTCGGTGTCGACGCAGAACGCAGCGGCACCGCGATGCTCGATGCGATCACCCCGGAACGGCTGCACATCGCCATCGGCGTCGCCATGATCTATGCCGTGATGCGCCTGTTCGAAGGCTGGGGTCTGTGGGGCCATCGCGCGTGGGCGTCATGGCTGGGCGTGATCGGCGCGGCCGCGTATTTGCCGTTCGAGATCTACGCGCTGTGGCAGCACCCGGACTGGATGACCTGGGGTGTTTTCCTGCTCAACCTGATGATCGTGCTGGTGCTCGCGCGCGATCTGCGCCGACGGCGCGGCGCGGTCTGA
- a CDS encoding 2'-5' RNA ligase family protein: MSQALFPAWRPSADGRAVLATVLHRLQEARPSDAPSLQLRRADQWHVTLCFVGETAGPVVAPALLDAFADAATRIPPHRFTLERLAYWRHSGAVVALPAPCPALQALCDASHDAVRRAGIAPMERTTRPHVTLAFLERGLPPQTWLDAVDCGADSLDVDNFELLFNPGGRYDALGAWPLTGAALPAPPRQDALF, from the coding sequence GTGAGCCAGGCGCTGTTCCCGGCGTGGCGGCCCAGTGCCGACGGCCGGGCGGTGCTCGCAACGGTGTTGCACCGTTTGCAGGAGGCGCGTCCATCGGACGCGCCTTCTTTGCAACTGCGGCGCGCCGACCAGTGGCACGTCACGCTCTGTTTCGTGGGTGAGACCGCAGGCCCCGTGGTCGCGCCGGCGCTTCTGGATGCATTCGCCGACGCGGCGACCCGGATTCCGCCACACCGCTTCACCCTCGAACGTCTCGCCTACTGGCGCCACTCCGGCGCAGTCGTCGCGCTGCCGGCGCCCTGCCCCGCACTGCAGGCCCTGTGCGATGCGAGCCATGACGCGGTCCGTCGCGCGGGTATCGCGCCGATGGAGCGGACCACGCGGCCGCATGTCACGCTCGCGTTCCTCGAACGGGGACTGCCGCCGCAGACGTGGCTCGACGCGGTGGACTGCGGCGCCGACAGCCTCGACGTCGATAACTTCGAATTGCTGTTCAATCCCGGTGGCCGCTACGACGCGCTCGGCGCGTGGCCATTGACCGGCGCGGCACTGCCCGCGCCACCCCGACAGGACGCCCTGTTCTGA
- a CDS encoding disulfide bond formation protein B, translated as MNPVRWSFRTLMFVGAVACFALIGFAIYSQLQWGLEPCPLCIFQRLAFAALGVVLLIAGIHAPRGRGGRTAYGLLGFAAAAVGIGIAGRHVWLQMHPSGFATCGAPFAFMRETMDTPTLIQKVLTGSGDCGTVDWTFLGLSMPAWSLVWFLLLAAVALFAGLRTRR; from the coding sequence ATGAATCCTGTCCGCTGGTCGTTCCGCACGCTGATGTTCGTCGGCGCCGTCGCCTGTTTCGCCCTGATCGGTTTCGCGATCTATTCGCAGCTGCAGTGGGGTCTCGAGCCGTGTCCGCTGTGCATCTTCCAGCGCCTGGCCTTTGCGGCGCTCGGCGTTGTGCTGTTGATCGCGGGCATCCACGCGCCGCGCGGGCGCGGTGGCCGCACAGCCTATGGGCTGCTCGGCTTCGCAGCGGCCGCGGTCGGCATCGGCATCGCCGGACGTCATGTGTGGCTGCAGATGCATCCGTCGGGCTTCGCGACCTGCGGCGCACCGTTCGCCTTCATGCGTGAAACGATGGACACGCCGACGCTGATCCAGAAGGTGCTGACCGGCTCCGGCGACTGCGGCACCGTCGACTGGACCTTCCTCGGCCTGTCGATGCCCGCTTGGAGCCTGGTGTGGTTCCTGCTGCTGGCCGCAGTCGCGCTCTTCGCCGGTCTGCGCACACGCCGCTGA
- a CDS encoding aminotransferase class I/II-fold pyridoxal phosphate-dependent enzyme: MPQLAARTARAKPSAIMQVAEKAKRLKAEGRDIISFSIGVPNFLPGPHVYAAAREALERDSGQYGSNRGSDALLDAFIGHLDRIGLPGYTRAHCASGIGAKHILYTLAEVLLDEGDGFAFATPYWTTYLDIAEIVGADIQLLPCPPEQDYKLTPAQLDAALARKPKVFLFNNPSNPTGMVYTRDEIAALADVLVRHPDTWIITDDIYNRMVFDGIGYHNVVQARPELRERTIFVDSLSKTYGMPGWRVGLLAGPENVAKAFATMNSNHITNVPEVVTAAAVAALSGPQDVPTAKCAEFQARRDVVMAALAEIPGVVCPKPAGAFYVFPDISVAFGKSHGDLRIGSDVDLCNALLETKGVACVPGSAFGEPRALRISYTCPEAQLAPGLARIREFFAELT; the protein is encoded by the coding sequence ATGCCCCAGCTCGCCGCGCGGACCGCTCGCGCCAAGCCCAGCGCCATCATGCAGGTCGCCGAAAAGGCGAAGCGCCTGAAGGCCGAAGGCCGGGACATCATCAGCTTCTCGATCGGCGTGCCGAATTTCCTGCCCGGTCCGCATGTGTATGCGGCCGCGCGCGAGGCGCTTGAGCGCGACAGCGGACAGTACGGCAGCAACCGCGGCAGCGATGCGCTGCTCGACGCGTTCATCGGCCATCTCGATCGCATCGGCCTGCCGGGCTACACCCGCGCGCACTGCGCCAGCGGCATCGGCGCCAAGCACATCCTCTACACGCTGGCCGAAGTGCTGCTCGACGAAGGCGACGGCTTCGCGTTCGCGACGCCGTACTGGACGACGTATCTGGACATCGCCGAGATCGTCGGCGCCGACATCCAGCTGCTGCCGTGCCCGCCCGAACAGGACTACAAGCTGACCCCGGCGCAGCTCGATGCCGCGCTGGCACGCAAGCCCAAGGTCTTCCTGTTCAACAATCCGTCGAACCCGACCGGCATGGTCTACACGCGCGACGAGATCGCCGCGCTGGCCGACGTGCTGGTGCGCCATCCGGACACCTGGATCATCACCGACGACATCTACAACCGGATGGTCTTCGACGGCATCGGCTACCACAACGTCGTCCAGGCGCGACCCGAGCTGCGCGAGCGCACGATCTTCGTCGACTCGCTGTCCAAGACCTATGGCATGCCGGGCTGGCGCGTCGGCCTGCTGGCCGGCCCCGAAAACGTCGCAAAAGCCTTCGCGACGATGAACTCCAACCACATCACCAACGTGCCGGAAGTCGTCACCGCCGCCGCGGTCGCCGCGCTGTCCGGCCCGCAGGACGTGCCGACGGCCAAGTGCGCCGAATTCCAGGCGCGCCGCGACGTGGTGATGGCGGCGCTGGCGGAGATTCCGGGCGTGGTCTGCCCGAAGCCTGCCGGCGCGTTCTACGTGTTTCCCGACATCAGCGTCGCGTTCGGCAAGTCACACGGCGACCTGCGCATCGGCAGCGACGTCGACCTGTGCAATGCGCTGCTCGAAACCAAGGGCGTGGCCTGCGTGCCGGGCTCGGCGTTCGGCGAGCCGCGCGCGTTGCGCATCAGCTACACCTGTCCCGAAGCGCAGCTCGCGCCCGGGCTGGCCCGCATCCGCGAATTCTTCGCGGAGCTGACCTGA